One Peromyscus leucopus breed LL Stock chromosome 4, UCI_PerLeu_2.1, whole genome shotgun sequence genomic region harbors:
- the LOC114710114 gene encoding olfactory receptor 1038-like: MIGRNNTGVTEFILLGFAVHREIEIILFLLILVVYNLTLVGNVGMITLIRLDSRLHTPMYFFLSNLAFVDLCYSSSVAPKFLETLLTNRRSISFYACATQLGFFLNFLISEMFLLAVMAYDRYVAICNPLLYMVVMSQKVCLRLVMGPYFYSFAVALLHTVVTFKLIYCGPNIINHFYCDDVPLMALACSDTSLKEILIFIFAGFNMISSLTTVLISYLYIVAAILRIQSTEGRCKAFSTCASHLTAVTIFYGTLIFMYLQPKSSHSLDTDKMASVFYTIVIPMLNPMIYSLRNQEVKNALRKALEKCYIVPLRHLKKGIS, from the coding sequence ATGATTGGTAGGAACAACACTGGTGTGACAGAATTCATTCTTTTAGGGTTTGCAGTCCATAGAGAGATAGAAATCATTCTCTTTCTACTCATTCTAGTGGTTTACAATCTAACTTTGGTGGGAAATGTAGGAATGATCACATTAATCAGATTGGATTCTCGACTCCACACCccaatgtacttcttcctcagtaATCTGGCCTTTGTGGACCTTTGCTATTCCTCTTCAGTAGCCCCCAAGTTCCTGGAGACCCTCCTCACCAATAGAAGGTCTATATCTTTCTATGCCTGTGCAACCCAGCTAGGTTTTTTCCTGAACTTCTTGATTTCAGAGATGTTCCTCCTTGCAGTAATGGCTTATGATCGCTACGTGGCCATTTGTAATCCTCTCCTGTACATGGTGGTCATGTCCCAGAAGGTGTGCCTACGGCTTGTAATGGGTCCCTACTTTTACAGCTTTGCTGTTGCTTTACTCCACACAGTAGTTACTTTCAAACTGATTTACTGTGGTCCCAATATAATCAATCACTTTTATTGTGATGATGTCCCTTTGATGGCTCTTGCCTGCTCAGACACCAGCCTCAAGGAGATTTTGATATTCATCTTTGCTGGATTCAACATGATCAGTTCTTTGACCACTGTCCTGATTTCTTACTTATACATTGTGGCTGCTATCTTGAGAATCCAGTCCACAGAAGGGAGGTGCAAAGCCTTCTCAACATGTGCTTCTCATCTGACTGCTGTGACTATATTCTATGGGACACTCATCTTCATGTATCTGCAGCCAAAATCAAGCCATTCCCTCGACACAGACAAAATGGCCTCAGTGTTTTACACAATTGTCATTCCCATGCTCAATCCCATGATCTACAGCTTAAGAAATCAGGAGGTAAAGAATGCTCTGAGGAAAGCCCTTGAAAAATGCTATATAGTACCTCTAAGGCATCTTAAGAAAGGAATTTCTTGA
- the LOC114710125 gene encoding olfactory receptor 5M9: protein MPNFTDVTEFLLVGLTRRQELQVLFFVVFLVVYMVTLLGNIGMIILISVSPQLQSPMYFFLSHLSFVDVLFSSNVTPKMLENLLSETKTISYVGCLIQCYFFIALVHVEVYILAVMAFDRYMAICNPLLYGSKMSRAVCVRLISVPYVYGFSVSLICTLWTYGLYFCGNFEINHFYCADPPLIKIACGGVHIKEYTMIVIAGINFTYSLSVVLISYTLIVVAVLRMRSADGRKKAFSTCGSHLTAVSMFYGTLIFMYLRRPTEESVEQGKMVAVFYTTVIPMLNPMIYSLRNKDVKEAVSKAIAKANLRK from the coding sequence ATGCCAAATTTCACAGATGTGACAGAATTCCTCCTTGTGGGTTTGACAAGGCGTCAGGAACTCCAGGTCCTCTTCTTTGTGGTGTTCCTGGTGGTTTACATGGTCACTCTGCTGGGCAACATTGGTATGATCATTCTGATCAGCGTCAGCCCCCAGCTTCAGAGTCCTATGTACTTTTTTCTAAGTCATTTGTCCTTTGTAGATGTGTTGTTTTCCTCCAATGTTACCCCCAAAATGCTGGAAAACTTACTATCAGAAACAAAAACCATTTCCTACGTGGGGTGTCTGATACAGTGTTACTTTTTCATTGCCCTGGTCCATGTGGAGGTCTATATTCTGGCCGTGATGGCCTTTGATCGCTACATGGCTATCTGCAACCCTTTGCTCTATGGCAGCAAGATGTCCAGGGCTGTCTGTGTCCGTCTCATTTCTGTGCCTTATGTCTACGGGTTCTCTGTGAGTCTTATCTGCACTCTTTGGACGTATGGTTTATATTTCTGTGGAAACTTTGAAATCAACCACTTCTATTGTGCTGACCCTCCTCTTATCAAGATTGCCTGTGGAGGAGTGCATATTAAAGAGTACACGATGATTGTTATTGCCGGAATTAACTTCACATATTCCCTGTCAGTGGTTCTCATCTCTTACACGCTCATTGTAGTTGCGGTGTTGCGCATGCGCTCTGCTGATGGCAGGAAAAAGGCGTTCTCCACCTGTGGATCACACCTGACAGCTGTTTCCATGTTTTACGGAACCCTTATATTCATGTATCTCAGAAGGCCAACGGAGGAGTCTGTGGAACAGGGAAAGATGGTGGCTGTGTTTTATACCACTGTAATTCCCATGCTGAATCCCATGATATACAGTCTCAGGAATAAAGATGTGAAGGAAGCAGTCAGCAAGGCAATAGCCAAGGCAAACTTAAGAAAATGA
- the LOC114710127 gene encoding olfactory receptor 5M3, with protein sequence MLNFTDVTEFVLLGLTSQKELQVLLFVIFLLVYIVTMVGNIGMMILIKISPQLSSPMYFFLSHLSFIDVWFSSNVTPKMLENLLSKTKTISYAGCLVQCFFFIALVHVEIFILSVMAFDRYMAIGKPLLYGSKMSRVVCIRLISFPYIYGFLTSLAATLWTYGLYFCGKTEINHFYCADPPLIKMACAGTFVKEYTMLFLAGINFTYSLIVVIISYLFILIAILRMRSAEGRRKAFSTCGSHLTAVGIFYGTLIFMYLRRPTEESVEQGKMVAVFYTTVIPMLNPMIYSLRNKDVKEAMDKMISRKFLTK encoded by the coding sequence ATGCTTAACTTCACAGATGTGACTGAATTTGTCCTTTTGGGATTAACCAGCCAAAAGGAACTGCAAGTTCTcttatttgtcatttttctcttggTCTATATTGTCACTATGGTGGGCAACATTGGCATGATGATATTAATTAAGATCAGTCCACAACTTAGCAGCCCAATGTATTTTTTCCTCAGCCATTTGTCATTTATTGATGTGTGGTTTTCTTCCAATGTCACTCCTAAAATGCTGGAAAATTTGCtgtcaaagacaaaaacaatttcCTATGCTGGCTGTTTGGTACAGTGCTTCTTCTTCATTGCCCTTGTGCACGTGGAAATCTTCATTCTTTCTGTGATGGCCTTTGATAGGTACATGGCAATTGGGAAGCCTCTGCTCTATGGCAGCAAAATGTCAAGGGTGGTCTGCATTAGACTCATTTCTTTTCCCTACATATATGGGTTTCTGACCAGTCTGGCTGCAACATTATGGACTTATGGCTTGTACTTCTGTGGGAAAACGGAGATCAACCACTTCTACTGTGCAGATCCACCTCTCATCAAGATGGCCTGTGCGGGGACTTTTGTGAAAGAGTATACAATGCTCTTCCTTGCAGGCATTAACTTTACATATTCCTTGATTGTTGTCATCATCTCCTACCTGTTCATTCTCATTGCCATTCTCCGAATGCGCTCAGCAGAAGGTAGGCGCAAGGCATTTTCTACCTGTGGGTCTCACCTCACAGCAGTTGGCATATTTTATGGTACTCTCATTTTCATGTATCTCCGACGACCCACTGAAGAGTCAGTGGAACAAGGAAAGATGGTGGCTGTGTTCTATACTACAGTGATCCCCATGTTGAATCCCATGATTTACAGTCTGAGGAACAAGGATGTCAAGGAAGCCATGGACAAAATGATTAGCAGGAAgttcttaacaaaataa